A section of the Carya illinoinensis cultivar Pawnee chromosome 12, C.illinoinensisPawnee_v1, whole genome shotgun sequence genome encodes:
- the LOC122290058 gene encoding probable ribosomal RNA small subunit methyltransferase B isoform X1, whose translation MEVGSTMAHLLPLRASLPAAESHKSSSKPLKFSKRTRESKTPIYNPKKGSHGASNKTQKLNLEVSPHRAVSAVRLMRIELGGAFADLLNEKGKGSGDNEMGYVARTLGFRTRELDYRDLRLVTDIVGGTIRWRRFLDYLICSICHDENTFKRMEPLLLQILRIGFYEIIKLDMPRYAVVDENVRLAKVALRPGAGNMVNGILRKLILLQENNSLPLPKVEGDERTQARALATLYSHPVWMVRRWTKCIGQEEAIRLMAWNNSDPSFSLRANRGKGVSRADLVMKLNLLQVPHELSLHLDDFVRMKTGLQIVIQAGLLRDGLCSVQDESAGMVVSVVDPQPGESIIDCCAAPGGKTLYMASHLSGRDDTKMSHGVSGMVTAIDINKGRLRILKETGKLHQVDGVISTIHADLRIFAEKNPTKGDKVLLDAPCSGLGVLSKRADLRWNRKLEDIEQLKNLQDELFDAASLLVKPGGVLIYSTCSIDPEENEERVAAFLLRHPEFSIDPVDRYVPSDFATEDGFYSSNPIKHSLDGAFAARLVRDSESRCGGTP comes from the exons ATGGAAGTTGGATCAACAATGGCGCACCTGCTCCCTCTCCGTGCGAGTCTCCCTGCAGCTGAGAGTCACAAATCTTCTTCGAAGCCACTAAAGTTTTCCAAGAGAACACGGGAGTCCAAGACACCTATTTACAATCCTAAAAAAG GTTCTCACGGTGCCTCTAACAAGACCCAGAAGCTGAATTTGGAGGTCTCACCCCATAGGGCTG TGTCTGCAGTGAGGCTGATGAGAATAGAGTTGGGTGGTGCTTTTGCTGATCTTTTGAATGAGAAAGGGAAAGGTTCCGGTGATAACGAGATGGGATATGTAGCAAGAACTCTTGGATTTCGCACCCGGGAGTTAGATTATCGGGATCTTAGattg GTTACAGATATTGTTGGTGGCACCATCCGTTGGAGGAGGTTTCTTGATTACTTGATCTGTTCAATATGCCATGATGAGAACACATTTAAACGCATGGAACCTCTTCTCTTACAG ATTCTCAGAATAGGTTTCTACGAGATTATCAAGCTAGATATGCCACGATATGCGGTTGTGGATGAG AATGTGAGGCTTGCAAAGGTTGCCCTTAGACCAGGTGCTGGTAACATGGTCAATGGGATTCTGAGAAAGCTTATTTTGCTTCAG GAAAACAACTCTCTTCCTTTACCCAAAGTGGAGGGTGATGAACGCACACAAGCACGTGCTCTTGCCACCCTGTACTCTCATCCTGTT TGGATGGTACGGAGATGGACAAAGTGTATTGGGCAAGAAGAAGCCATTAGATTGATGGCCTGGAACAACAGTGATCCCAGTTTCAGCTTGAG GGCGAATCGTGGGAAAGGTGTTTCAAGAGCTGACCTTGTTATGAAGCTTAATTTGTTGCAG GTCCCACATGAGCTTTCTTTGCATTTGGATGACTTTGTCCGAATGAAAACCGGGTTGCAG ATTGTCATACAAGCCGGCTTACTGAGAGATGGTTTATGTTCTGTTCAGGATGAGAGTGCAG GTATGGTCGTTTCTGTTGTGGATCCTCAACCGGGTGAGAGTATAATTGATTGTTGTGCTGCTCCAGGAGGAAAGACTCTTTACATGGCATCCCATTTAAGTGGCAGGG ATGATACGAAGATGTCTCATGGTGTCTCAGGCATGGTAACGGCGATTGACATAAACAAAGGCCGATTAAGAATCCTTAAAGAGACAGGCAAGTTGCACCAAGTAGATGGCGTCATCAGCACCATTCATGCTGATCTCCGTATCTTTGCT GAAAAAAATCCCACGAAGGGTGATAAGGTTTTGTTGGATGCTCCATGTTCTGGACTGGGTGTTCTCTCAAAG AGAGCGGACCTGCGCTGGAATAGGAAATTAGAGGATATTGAACAACTGAAGAATTTACAGGATGAGCTATTTGATGCAGCATCTCT ATTGGTAAAGCCTGGCGGAGTTTTAATATACAGTACCTGTTCCATAGATCCTGAAGAGAATGAAGAGAGAGTGGCTGCATTTCTTCTCAGGCATCCA GAATTTTCTATAGATCCTGTCGACAGATATGTACCATCTGATTTTGCAACGGAGGATGGTTTCTATTCCTCCAACCCCATAAAACATTCGCTTGATGGGGCCTTTGCAGCTCGTCTAGTTCGAGACTCAGAAAGCAGAT
- the LOC122290163 gene encoding uncharacterized protein LOC122290163 isoform X2, translating to MPIKYAFQGKKGTWFLHMLAGPLNYLSRSGLSMGVARKVGEHSCNVSKDSVYLEPPNLLLSTCNTDTKGECKKMNLGKSKYLKPLTQELPSTVSIPKKKKIKSWKNLHLRECTASEVKKGCSVINGVTSKERFGFCASAKEVEPREGLISSPIAEAPSEVSSEVISVTGIIKRYFPASTEVSSFGSPSNFGVNATERAFQSQVEEQSQTKPDDKYSSMQVEALPAVTVKTPPRMLLLPLQTAPTPDSLKDKLQRSRVGKRLILASCNLANSGSKKKPAVSLCRFRESKVLEPNSSFNIRSSVFEISDSDD from the coding sequence ATGCCTATAAAGTATGCTTTCCAGGGTAAGAAAGGAACATGGTTTCTGCATATGCTAGCTGGGCCATTGAATTATTTAAGTAGGTCAGGTCTATCCATGGGTGTGGCAAGAAAAGTTGGGGAACATTCGTGCAATGTTAGCAAAGATTCTGTTTATTTGGAACCACCAAACTTGCTTTTAAGCACTTGTAATACTGACACAAAAGgagaatgtaagaaaatgaatttaGGAAAATCAAAGTACCTTAAACCTTTAACCCAAGAACTTCCCAGCACTGTCTCTattccaaagaaaaagaaaattaaaagttggaAGAATCTTCATCTCAGAGAGTGCACAGCAAGTGAAGTAAAGAAGGGATGCAGCGTTATAAATGGTGTCACTTCCAAAGAGAGGTTTGGTTTTTGTGCATCCGCAAAGGAAGTTGAGCCTAGAGAAGGCTTAATTTCTAGCCCTATAGCAGAGGCCCCAAGTGAGGTATCATCAGAAGTAATATCAGTCACAGGTATTATCAAGAGATACTTTCCAGCTTCCACTGAGGTAAGCAGTTTTGGCAGCCCTTCAAACTTTGGTGTCAATGCCACCGAGAGAGCCTTTCAAAGTCAGGTGGAAGAACAATCACAGACTAAACCAGATGATAAGTACTCAAGCATGCAAGTTGAGGCTCTCCCAGCGGTTACTGTCAAAACACCCCCAAGGATGTTGCTGTTGCCATTGCAAACTGCCCCAACTCCTgactctttaaaggataagctTCAAAGATCTCGAGTTGGGAAACGTCTAATTCTGGCCTCATGTAATCTTGCAAATTCTGGGAGTAAGAAAAAGCCTGCAGTTTCTCTATGCAGATTCAGAGAGAGTAAAGTTCTAGAACCCAATTCTTCTTTTAATATTAGAAGTTCAGTCTTTGAGATTAGTGACAGTGATGACTGA
- the LOC122290163 gene encoding uncharacterized protein LOC122290163 isoform X1 translates to MAASTAEVVPVFTDTNLGTRIAMAVPPDITARDFKREAEGVHFNCFPEAGKITIHGLMVKQKSCLYHLSESMPIKYAFQGKKGTWFLHMLAGPLNYLSRSGLSMGVARKVGEHSCNVSKDSVYLEPPNLLLSTCNTDTKGECKKMNLGKSKYLKPLTQELPSTVSIPKKKKIKSWKNLHLRECTASEVKKGCSVINGVTSKERFGFCASAKEVEPREGLISSPIAEAPSEVSSEVISVTGIIKRYFPASTEVSSFGSPSNFGVNATERAFQSQVEEQSQTKPDDKYSSMQVEALPAVTVKTPPRMLLLPLQTAPTPDSLKDKLQRSRVGKRLILASCNLANSGSKKKPAVSLCRFRESKVLEPNSSFNIRSSVFEISDSDD, encoded by the exons ATGGCTGCTTCGACAGCCGAAGTAGTACCAGTCTTCACTGACACCAACTTGGGCACGCGCATAGCGATGGCCGTCCCTCCAGATATCACAGCAAGAGATTTCAAGA GAGAAGCTGAAGGAGTGCACTTCAATTGTTTCCCAGAAGCTGGAAAGATCACGATCCATGGACTAATG GTGAAGCAAAAATCATGCCTTTACCATCTGTCGGAGTCAATGCCTATAAAGTATGCTTTCCAGGGTAAGAAAGGAACATGGTTTCTGCATATGCTAGCTGGGCCATTGAATTATTTAAGTAGGTCAGGTCTATCCATGGGTGTGGCAAGAAAAGTTGGGGAACATTCGTGCAATGTTAGCAAAGATTCTGTTTATTTGGAACCACCAAACTTGCTTTTAAGCACTTGTAATACTGACACAAAAGgagaatgtaagaaaatgaatttaGGAAAATCAAAGTACCTTAAACCTTTAACCCAAGAACTTCCCAGCACTGTCTCTattccaaagaaaaagaaaattaaaagttggaAGAATCTTCATCTCAGAGAGTGCACAGCAAGTGAAGTAAAGAAGGGATGCAGCGTTATAAATGGTGTCACTTCCAAAGAGAGGTTTGGTTTTTGTGCATCCGCAAAGGAAGTTGAGCCTAGAGAAGGCTTAATTTCTAGCCCTATAGCAGAGGCCCCAAGTGAGGTATCATCAGAAGTAATATCAGTCACAGGTATTATCAAGAGATACTTTCCAGCTTCCACTGAGGTAAGCAGTTTTGGCAGCCCTTCAAACTTTGGTGTCAATGCCACCGAGAGAGCCTTTCAAAGTCAGGTGGAAGAACAATCACAGACTAAACCAGATGATAAGTACTCAAGCATGCAAGTTGAGGCTCTCCCAGCGGTTACTGTCAAAACACCCCCAAGGATGTTGCTGTTGCCATTGCAAACTGCCCCAACTCCTgactctttaaaggataagctTCAAAGATCTCGAGTTGGGAAACGTCTAATTCTGGCCTCATGTAATCTTGCAAATTCTGGGAGTAAGAAAAAGCCTGCAGTTTCTCTATGCAGATTCAGAGAGAGTAAAGTTCTAGAACCCAATTCTTCTTTTAATATTAGAAGTTCAGTCTTTGAGATTAGTGACAGTGATGACTGA
- the LOC122290058 gene encoding probable ribosomal RNA small subunit methyltransferase B isoform X3 yields MEVGSTMAHLLPLRASLPAAESHKSSSKPLKFSKRTRESKTPIYNPKKGSHGASNKTQKLNLEVSPHRAVSAVRLMRIELGGAFADLLNEKGKGSGDNEMGYVARTLGFRTRELDYRDLRLVTDIVGGTIRWRRFLDYLICSICHDENTFKRMEPLLLQILRIGFYEIIKLDMPRYAVVDENVRLAKVALRPGAGNMVNGILRKLILLQENNSLPLPKVEGDERTQARALATLYSHPVWMVRRWTKCIGQEEAIRLMAWNNSDPSFSLRANRGKGVSRADLVMKLNLLQVPHELSLHLDDFVRMKTGLQIVIQAGLLRDGLCSVQDESAGMVTAIDINKGRLRILKETGKLHQVDGVISTIHADLRIFAEKNPTKGDKVLLDAPCSGLGVLSKRADLRWNRKLEDIEQLKNLQDELFDAASLLVKPGGVLIYSTCSIDPEENEERVAAFLLRHPEFSIDPVDRYVPSDFATEDGFYSSNPIKHSLDGAFAARLVRDSESRCGGTP; encoded by the exons ATGGAAGTTGGATCAACAATGGCGCACCTGCTCCCTCTCCGTGCGAGTCTCCCTGCAGCTGAGAGTCACAAATCTTCTTCGAAGCCACTAAAGTTTTCCAAGAGAACACGGGAGTCCAAGACACCTATTTACAATCCTAAAAAAG GTTCTCACGGTGCCTCTAACAAGACCCAGAAGCTGAATTTGGAGGTCTCACCCCATAGGGCTG TGTCTGCAGTGAGGCTGATGAGAATAGAGTTGGGTGGTGCTTTTGCTGATCTTTTGAATGAGAAAGGGAAAGGTTCCGGTGATAACGAGATGGGATATGTAGCAAGAACTCTTGGATTTCGCACCCGGGAGTTAGATTATCGGGATCTTAGattg GTTACAGATATTGTTGGTGGCACCATCCGTTGGAGGAGGTTTCTTGATTACTTGATCTGTTCAATATGCCATGATGAGAACACATTTAAACGCATGGAACCTCTTCTCTTACAG ATTCTCAGAATAGGTTTCTACGAGATTATCAAGCTAGATATGCCACGATATGCGGTTGTGGATGAG AATGTGAGGCTTGCAAAGGTTGCCCTTAGACCAGGTGCTGGTAACATGGTCAATGGGATTCTGAGAAAGCTTATTTTGCTTCAG GAAAACAACTCTCTTCCTTTACCCAAAGTGGAGGGTGATGAACGCACACAAGCACGTGCTCTTGCCACCCTGTACTCTCATCCTGTT TGGATGGTACGGAGATGGACAAAGTGTATTGGGCAAGAAGAAGCCATTAGATTGATGGCCTGGAACAACAGTGATCCCAGTTTCAGCTTGAG GGCGAATCGTGGGAAAGGTGTTTCAAGAGCTGACCTTGTTATGAAGCTTAATTTGTTGCAG GTCCCACATGAGCTTTCTTTGCATTTGGATGACTTTGTCCGAATGAAAACCGGGTTGCAG ATTGTCATACAAGCCGGCTTACTGAGAGATGGTTTATGTTCTGTTCAGGATGAGAGTGCAG GCATGGTAACGGCGATTGACATAAACAAAGGCCGATTAAGAATCCTTAAAGAGACAGGCAAGTTGCACCAAGTAGATGGCGTCATCAGCACCATTCATGCTGATCTCCGTATCTTTGCT GAAAAAAATCCCACGAAGGGTGATAAGGTTTTGTTGGATGCTCCATGTTCTGGACTGGGTGTTCTCTCAAAG AGAGCGGACCTGCGCTGGAATAGGAAATTAGAGGATATTGAACAACTGAAGAATTTACAGGATGAGCTATTTGATGCAGCATCTCT ATTGGTAAAGCCTGGCGGAGTTTTAATATACAGTACCTGTTCCATAGATCCTGAAGAGAATGAAGAGAGAGTGGCTGCATTTCTTCTCAGGCATCCA GAATTTTCTATAGATCCTGTCGACAGATATGTACCATCTGATTTTGCAACGGAGGATGGTTTCTATTCCTCCAACCCCATAAAACATTCGCTTGATGGGGCCTTTGCAGCTCGTCTAGTTCGAGACTCAGAAAGCAGAT
- the LOC122290058 gene encoding probable ribosomal RNA small subunit methyltransferase B isoform X2, producing the protein MEVGSTMAHLLPLRASLPAAESHKSSSKPLKFSKRTRESKTPIYNPKKGSHGASNKTQKLNLEVSPHRAVSAVRLMRIELGGAFADLLNEKGKGSGDNEMGYVARTLGFRTRELDYRDLRLVTDIVGGTIRWRRFLDYLICSICHDENTFKRMEPLLLQILRIGFYEIIKLDMPRYAVVDENVRLAKVALRPGAGNMVNGILRKLILLQENNSLPLPKVEGDERTQARALATLYSHPVWMVRRWTKCIGQEEAIRLMAWNNSDPSFSLRANRGKGVSRADLVMKLNLLQVPHELSLHLDDFVRMKTGLQIVIQAGLLRDGLCSVQDESAGMVVSVVDPQPGESIIDCCAAPGGKTLYMASHLSGRGMVTAIDINKGRLRILKETGKLHQVDGVISTIHADLRIFAEKNPTKGDKVLLDAPCSGLGVLSKRADLRWNRKLEDIEQLKNLQDELFDAASLLVKPGGVLIYSTCSIDPEENEERVAAFLLRHPEFSIDPVDRYVPSDFATEDGFYSSNPIKHSLDGAFAARLVRDSESRCGGTP; encoded by the exons ATGGAAGTTGGATCAACAATGGCGCACCTGCTCCCTCTCCGTGCGAGTCTCCCTGCAGCTGAGAGTCACAAATCTTCTTCGAAGCCACTAAAGTTTTCCAAGAGAACACGGGAGTCCAAGACACCTATTTACAATCCTAAAAAAG GTTCTCACGGTGCCTCTAACAAGACCCAGAAGCTGAATTTGGAGGTCTCACCCCATAGGGCTG TGTCTGCAGTGAGGCTGATGAGAATAGAGTTGGGTGGTGCTTTTGCTGATCTTTTGAATGAGAAAGGGAAAGGTTCCGGTGATAACGAGATGGGATATGTAGCAAGAACTCTTGGATTTCGCACCCGGGAGTTAGATTATCGGGATCTTAGattg GTTACAGATATTGTTGGTGGCACCATCCGTTGGAGGAGGTTTCTTGATTACTTGATCTGTTCAATATGCCATGATGAGAACACATTTAAACGCATGGAACCTCTTCTCTTACAG ATTCTCAGAATAGGTTTCTACGAGATTATCAAGCTAGATATGCCACGATATGCGGTTGTGGATGAG AATGTGAGGCTTGCAAAGGTTGCCCTTAGACCAGGTGCTGGTAACATGGTCAATGGGATTCTGAGAAAGCTTATTTTGCTTCAG GAAAACAACTCTCTTCCTTTACCCAAAGTGGAGGGTGATGAACGCACACAAGCACGTGCTCTTGCCACCCTGTACTCTCATCCTGTT TGGATGGTACGGAGATGGACAAAGTGTATTGGGCAAGAAGAAGCCATTAGATTGATGGCCTGGAACAACAGTGATCCCAGTTTCAGCTTGAG GGCGAATCGTGGGAAAGGTGTTTCAAGAGCTGACCTTGTTATGAAGCTTAATTTGTTGCAG GTCCCACATGAGCTTTCTTTGCATTTGGATGACTTTGTCCGAATGAAAACCGGGTTGCAG ATTGTCATACAAGCCGGCTTACTGAGAGATGGTTTATGTTCTGTTCAGGATGAGAGTGCAG GTATGGTCGTTTCTGTTGTGGATCCTCAACCGGGTGAGAGTATAATTGATTGTTGTGCTGCTCCAGGAGGAAAGACTCTTTACATGGCATCCCATTTAAGTGGCAGGG GCATGGTAACGGCGATTGACATAAACAAAGGCCGATTAAGAATCCTTAAAGAGACAGGCAAGTTGCACCAAGTAGATGGCGTCATCAGCACCATTCATGCTGATCTCCGTATCTTTGCT GAAAAAAATCCCACGAAGGGTGATAAGGTTTTGTTGGATGCTCCATGTTCTGGACTGGGTGTTCTCTCAAAG AGAGCGGACCTGCGCTGGAATAGGAAATTAGAGGATATTGAACAACTGAAGAATTTACAGGATGAGCTATTTGATGCAGCATCTCT ATTGGTAAAGCCTGGCGGAGTTTTAATATACAGTACCTGTTCCATAGATCCTGAAGAGAATGAAGAGAGAGTGGCTGCATTTCTTCTCAGGCATCCA GAATTTTCTATAGATCCTGTCGACAGATATGTACCATCTGATTTTGCAACGGAGGATGGTTTCTATTCCTCCAACCCCATAAAACATTCGCTTGATGGGGCCTTTGCAGCTCGTCTAGTTCGAGACTCAGAAAGCAGAT
- the LOC122290058 gene encoding probable ribosomal RNA small subunit methyltransferase B isoform X4, with product MEVGSTMAHLLPLRASLPAAESHKSSSKPLKFSKRTRESKTPIYNPKKGSHGASNKTQKLNLEVSPHRAVSAVRLMRIELGGAFADLLNEKGKGSGDNEMGYVARTLGFRTRELDYRDLRLVTDIVGGTIRWRRFLDYLICSICHDENTFKRMEPLLLQILRIGFYEIIKLDMPRYAVVDENVRLAKVALRPGAGNMVNGILRKLILLQENNSLPLPKVEGDERTQARALATLYSHPVWMVRRWTKCIGQEEAIRLMAWNNSDPSFSLRANRGKGVSRADLVMKLNLLQVPHELSLHLDDFVRMKTGLQIVIQAGLLRDGLCSVQDESAGMVVSVVDPQPGESIIDCCAAPGGKTLYMASHLSGREMHINLSSYKPDFFIIRGLVRDLPSFCQLNTEYCVLPFFFFVVERVAVHEYFIQASNLESFYLTLPKTN from the exons ATGGAAGTTGGATCAACAATGGCGCACCTGCTCCCTCTCCGTGCGAGTCTCCCTGCAGCTGAGAGTCACAAATCTTCTTCGAAGCCACTAAAGTTTTCCAAGAGAACACGGGAGTCCAAGACACCTATTTACAATCCTAAAAAAG GTTCTCACGGTGCCTCTAACAAGACCCAGAAGCTGAATTTGGAGGTCTCACCCCATAGGGCTG TGTCTGCAGTGAGGCTGATGAGAATAGAGTTGGGTGGTGCTTTTGCTGATCTTTTGAATGAGAAAGGGAAAGGTTCCGGTGATAACGAGATGGGATATGTAGCAAGAACTCTTGGATTTCGCACCCGGGAGTTAGATTATCGGGATCTTAGattg GTTACAGATATTGTTGGTGGCACCATCCGTTGGAGGAGGTTTCTTGATTACTTGATCTGTTCAATATGCCATGATGAGAACACATTTAAACGCATGGAACCTCTTCTCTTACAG ATTCTCAGAATAGGTTTCTACGAGATTATCAAGCTAGATATGCCACGATATGCGGTTGTGGATGAG AATGTGAGGCTTGCAAAGGTTGCCCTTAGACCAGGTGCTGGTAACATGGTCAATGGGATTCTGAGAAAGCTTATTTTGCTTCAG GAAAACAACTCTCTTCCTTTACCCAAAGTGGAGGGTGATGAACGCACACAAGCACGTGCTCTTGCCACCCTGTACTCTCATCCTGTT TGGATGGTACGGAGATGGACAAAGTGTATTGGGCAAGAAGAAGCCATTAGATTGATGGCCTGGAACAACAGTGATCCCAGTTTCAGCTTGAG GGCGAATCGTGGGAAAGGTGTTTCAAGAGCTGACCTTGTTATGAAGCTTAATTTGTTGCAG GTCCCACATGAGCTTTCTTTGCATTTGGATGACTTTGTCCGAATGAAAACCGGGTTGCAG ATTGTCATACAAGCCGGCTTACTGAGAGATGGTTTATGTTCTGTTCAGGATGAGAGTGCAG GTATGGTCGTTTCTGTTGTGGATCCTCAACCGGGTGAGAGTATAATTGATTGTTGTGCTGCTCCAGGAGGAAAGACTCTTTACATGGCATCCCATTTAAGTGGCAGGG AAATGCACATCAATCTTTCTTCTTATAAGCCAGACTTTTTCATCATAAGAGGGCTAGTGAGAGATTTGCCATCATTCTGTCAATTGAACACGGAATATTGTGTTCttcccttcttcttttttgtggtGGAGAGAGTGGCTGTGCATGAGTACTTCATACAAGCTTCAAACCTAGAATCTTTTTACCTCACGCTGCCTAAAACAAACTAA